In Terriglobales bacterium, a single genomic region encodes these proteins:
- a CDS encoding sigma-70 family RNA polymerase sigma factor: MRVLECETDERLLIEAAQRDPLRFAELYENNFERVYAFMAYRLRDRAEAEDLTAEVFHRALAGIQNFEWRGVPFAAWLLGIAAKVLADRWKRLGKRQEVPVDELEHAGIDAAIEQRAMLFQLVDALPQDQRHVVLRRFINQRSIREIAQEMGRSEGAIKQLQFRALYTLRAQMRSKYV; encoded by the coding sequence GTGAGGGTCCTCGAATGCGAAACCGATGAGCGGCTGCTAATTGAAGCGGCGCAACGCGATCCGCTTCGCTTTGCCGAACTGTACGAGAACAATTTCGAGCGGGTATACGCATTCATGGCCTACCGGCTGCGTGATAGGGCGGAGGCCGAGGACCTGACTGCGGAAGTTTTTCATCGCGCACTCGCCGGAATTCAAAACTTCGAGTGGCGAGGTGTTCCGTTTGCAGCCTGGCTGCTAGGCATCGCAGCCAAAGTGCTGGCGGATCGGTGGAAGCGTCTTGGTAAGCGGCAGGAAGTACCCGTTGACGAGCTGGAACACGCGGGAATCGACGCCGCTATCGAGCAGCGTGCGATGTTGTTTCAGCTGGTCGATGCTCTCCCTCAAGATCAGCGTCATGTGGTGCTGCGGCGCTTCATTAATCAAAGAAGCATTCGCGAGATCGCCCAGGAGATGGGACGCAGCGAAGGAGCCATCAAACAATTGCAATTCCGCGCGCTGTACACTCTGCGCGCGCAGATGAGGAGCAAGTATGTCTAG